A region from the Benincasa hispida cultivar B227 chromosome 12, ASM972705v1, whole genome shotgun sequence genome encodes:
- the LOC120067553 gene encoding cytochrome b-c1 complex subunit 7-2, mitochondrial-like: MREIKMASFLQSFIDPKKNWFARQHMKALTQRLRNYGLRYDDLYDPYYDIDVKEALNRLPREVVDARNQCLKRTIDLSMKHQYLPDDLQAMQTPFRSYLQDMLAFVS; the protein is encoded by the exons ATGAGAGAGATCAAAATGGCATCCTTTTTGCAGTCCTTCATCGACCCAAAGAAGAACTGGTTTGCTCGTCAACACATGAAAGCGCTCACCCAACGCCTCCGTAATTATG GTCTTCGATACGACGATCTATATGATCCATATTATGATATTGATGTGAAAGAGGCTTTGAATCGACTCCCCAGGGAGGTTGTTGATGCGCGCAATCAATGTTTGAAGCGGACCATAGACCTTTCCATGAAGCATCAGTACCTTCCTGATGATCTTCAG gccatgcaaacaccattcagGAGCTATCTCCAGGATATGCTGGCATTT GTTTCATGA